One Papaver somniferum cultivar HN1 chromosome 10, ASM357369v1, whole genome shotgun sequence genomic window carries:
- the LOC113318171 gene encoding homeobox-leucine zipper protein HDG2-like isoform X2, with amino-acid sequence MPAGIMLPARHVPPMMGNGNRNGNVPEFGSSSSGLTLGQTNMMDGHHLLLHHQHSLLNNPLDMMNQTTPESSDLQAARIRAGDEEFDSKSGGSDNLEGTGGGSGDEQLDQNQRKRKKRYHRHTQHQIQEMESFFKECPHPDDKQRKELGRELGLEPLQVKFWFQNKRTQMKNQHERHENNQLRAENDKLRAENIRYKEALSTASCPNCGGPTALGEMSFDEHHLRMENVRLREEIDKISGIAAKYVGKPMMPYPISSPLLPPRMLDLGVGHLGIHSQSGSAGGEIFGSSDDLIRSLASGHNDLDKSVVVELAVAAMEELVQLSQLGEPIWVQRVNGEFTETLNEEEYVRTFPRGIGSKPFGFKTEASRDSALVIMNCMSLVESLMDANQWMNLFSGIVSRAVIIEILSTGVAGNSNGALQLMTGEFQVASPLVPTRESLFVRYCKQQGESTWAVVDVSLDHLRSNNPIRFRRRPSGCIIQDMPNGYSKVTWVEHVEVDDRAVHELYKPLVNSTIAFGAKRWLAVLDRQCERLASAMASNIPAGEIGVITTPDGRKMMLKLAERMATSFCAGVGASSSHTWTIISGNGADDVRVMTRKSVDDPGRPPGIVLNAATSFWIPVPPKRIFDFLRHENSRSEWDILSNGGIVEEIAHIANGRDPGNCVSLLRVNQSTNSSQSNMLILQESCTEATGSFVIYAPVDIQSMNDVINGGNPDNVALLPSGFAILPDGPITHHGDGQVEHGQGGSLLTVAFQILVDSVPTAKLALGSVATVNSLITCTVDRIKAAVTDENA; translated from the exons ATGCCAGCCGGGATAATGCTTCCGGCAAGACACGTGCCTCCGATGATGGGTAATGGTAATAGAAATGGAAACGTACCAGAATTTGGGTCCTCTTCTTCGGGCCTTACGCTTGGACAG ACAAACATGATGGAtggtcatcatcttcttcttcatcatcaacacagTCTTCTTAATAATCCTCTGGATATGATGAATCAAACTACACCAGAAAGTAGTGATTTGCAGGCTGCTAGGATCAGAGCTGGAGATGAAGAGTTCGATAGCAAATCTGGAGGTAGTGATAATCTTGAGGGTACTGGTGGTGGTTCTGGAGATGAACAACTTGATCAAAACCAACGAAAGCGAAAGAAACGTTACCATCGGCATACTCAACATCAAATCCAAGAGATGGAGTC ATTCTTCAAAGAGTGTCCTCATCCAGATGATAAGCAAAGGAAGGAGTTAGGTCGTGAATTAGGGTTAGAGCCTCTTCAAGTCAAGTTTTGGTTTCAAAACAAGCGCACTCAAATGAAG AATCAGCATGAGCGCCATGAGAATAATCAACTGAGAGCCGAAAATGATAAGCTTCGAGCAGAGAACATTAGATATAAAGAGGCTCTAAGTACTGCATCATGTCCTAACTGTGGAGGCCCTACTGCTCTAGGAGAGATGTCATTCGACGAGCATCACCTGAGGATGGAGAACGTTCGACTCAGAGAAGAG ATTGATAAGATATCCGGAATAGCTGCAAAATATGTTGGAAAACCTATGATGCCATATCCTATCAGTTCTCCACTGCTTCCACCTCGTATGCTTGACCTTGGAGTTGGACATTTGGGCATTCACTCACAGTCCGGAAGTGCAGGAGGGGAGATTTTTGGTTCATCTGATGATCTCATCAGGTCTCTAGCATCGGGACATAATGATTTGGATAAGTCGGTCGTCGTAGAGCTAGCAGTTGCAGCTATGGAGGAACTGGTTCAACTttctcagcttggtgaacctatTTGGGTTCAACGCGTCAATGGTGAATTTACTGAGACTTTAAACGAAGAGGAATATGTCAGGACATTTCCTAGGGGTATTGGCAGTAAACCCTTTGGATTCAAAACCGAAGCTTCTCGAGATAGTGCTCTTGTGATTATGAACTGCATGAGCCTTGTTGAGTCACTAATGGATGCG AATCAATGGATGAATTTGTTTTCGGGCATCGTCTCAAGAGCTGTGATCATTGAAATCCTGTCAACTGGAGTTGCTGGGAATTCCAACGGAGCCCTTCAACTG ATGACTGGTGAATTTCAAGTTGCATCACCTCTAGTCCCAACACGGGAAAGTTTGTTTGTAAGATACTGTAAGCAGCAAGGTGAATCAACCTGGGCTGTAGTTGATGTTTCATTGGATCATTTGCGGTCTAATAACCCAATTAGATTCCGAAGGAGGCCCTCAGGATGTATAATCCAAGATATGCCAAATGGTTACTCCAAG GTTACATGGGTGGAACATGTAGAAGTTGACGATAGAGCTGTGCATGAGTTGTACAAACCACTTGTCAATTCCACAATTGCATTTGGTGCCAAACGCTGGCTGGCAGTTCTGGATCGGCAATGTGAACGACTTGCCAGCGCAATGGCAAGTAACATTCCTGCTGGTGAAATTGGGG TTATAACAACCCCAGATGGAAGAAAAATGATGCTTAAACTGGCTGAGCGAATGGCTACGAGTTTCTGTGCTGGTGTTGGTGCATCTAGTTCTCACACATGGACTATCATATCAGGAAATGGCGCAGATGATGTAAGAGTCATGACGCGAAAGAGTGTTGATGATCCAGGCAGGCCTCCTGGCATTGTTTTGAATGCTGCAACTTCATTCTGGATTCCAGTTCCACCAAAAAGAATTTTTGACTTCCTTAGGCATGAAAATTCTCGAAGTGAG TGGGATATCCTTTCTAATGGTGGAATCGTTGAAGAAATTGCTCACATTGCAAATGGCCGTGATCCTGGCAACTGTGTCTCTCTTCTGCGTGTAAAT CAGAGCACAAACTCAAGCCAGAGCAACATGCTAATATTACAAGAAAGTTGCACAGAAGCAACTGGATCTTTCGTAATATATGCACCAGTGGATATTCAGTCCATGAATGATGTTATCAATGGTGGAAACCCAGACAATGTAGCTCTTCTCCCTTCAGGATTCGCCATACTTCCTGATGGCCCCATAACCCATCATGGAGATGGGCAAGTGGAGCATGGACAGGGTGGATCTCTTTTGACTGTTGCATTCCAAATCTTGGTTGATTCCGTACCAACTGCAAAACTCGCTCTCGGTTCTGTTGCAACTGTTAACAGCCTCATAACTTGTACCGTTGATCGTATCAAGGCCGCAGTTACAgatgaaaatgcttga
- the LOC113318171 gene encoding homeobox-leucine zipper protein HDG2-like isoform X3, producing MPAGIMLPARHVPPMMGNGNRNGNVPEFGSSSSGLTLGQQTNMMDGHHLLLHHQHSLLNNPLDMMNQTTPESSDLQAARIRAGDEEFDSKSGGSDNLEGTGGGSGDEQLDQNQRKRKKRYHRHTQHQIQEMESFFKECPHPDDKQRKELGRELGLEPLQVKFWFQNKRTQMKNQHERHENNQLRAENDKLRAENIRYKEALSTASCPNCGGPTALGEMSFDEHHLRMENVRLREEIDKISGIAAKYVGKPMMPYPISSPLLPPRMLDLGVGHLGIHSQSGSAGGEIFGSSDDLIRSLASGHNDLDKSVVVELAVAAMEELVQLSQLGEPIWVQRVNGEFTETLNEEEYVRTFPRGIGSKPFGFKTEASRDSALVIMNCMSLVESLMDANQWMNLFSGIVSRAVIIEILSTGVAGNSNGALQLMTGEFQVASPLVPTRESLFVRYCKQQGESTWAVVDVSLDHLRSNNPIRFRRRPSGCIIQDMPNGYSKVTWVEHVEVDDRAVHELYKPLVNSTIAFGAKRWLAVLDRQCERLASAMASNIPAGEIGVITTPDGRKMMLKLAERMATSFCAGVGASSSHTWTIISGNGADDVRVMTRKSVDDPGRPPGIVLNAATSFWIPVPPKRIFDFLRHENSRSEWDILSNGGIVEEIAHIANGRDPGNCVSLLRVNSTNSSQSNMLILQESCTEATGSFVIYAPVDIQSMNDVINGGNPDNVALLPSGFAILPDGPITHHGDGQVEHGQGGSLLTVAFQILVDSVPTAKLALGSVATVNSLITCTVDRIKAAVTDENA from the exons ATGCCAGCCGGGATAATGCTTCCGGCAAGACACGTGCCTCCGATGATGGGTAATGGTAATAGAAATGGAAACGTACCAGAATTTGGGTCCTCTTCTTCGGGCCTTACGCTTGGACAG CAGACAAACATGATGGAtggtcatcatcttcttcttcatcatcaacacagTCTTCTTAATAATCCTCTGGATATGATGAATCAAACTACACCAGAAAGTAGTGATTTGCAGGCTGCTAGGATCAGAGCTGGAGATGAAGAGTTCGATAGCAAATCTGGAGGTAGTGATAATCTTGAGGGTACTGGTGGTGGTTCTGGAGATGAACAACTTGATCAAAACCAACGAAAGCGAAAGAAACGTTACCATCGGCATACTCAACATCAAATCCAAGAGATGGAGTC ATTCTTCAAAGAGTGTCCTCATCCAGATGATAAGCAAAGGAAGGAGTTAGGTCGTGAATTAGGGTTAGAGCCTCTTCAAGTCAAGTTTTGGTTTCAAAACAAGCGCACTCAAATGAAG AATCAGCATGAGCGCCATGAGAATAATCAACTGAGAGCCGAAAATGATAAGCTTCGAGCAGAGAACATTAGATATAAAGAGGCTCTAAGTACTGCATCATGTCCTAACTGTGGAGGCCCTACTGCTCTAGGAGAGATGTCATTCGACGAGCATCACCTGAGGATGGAGAACGTTCGACTCAGAGAAGAG ATTGATAAGATATCCGGAATAGCTGCAAAATATGTTGGAAAACCTATGATGCCATATCCTATCAGTTCTCCACTGCTTCCACCTCGTATGCTTGACCTTGGAGTTGGACATTTGGGCATTCACTCACAGTCCGGAAGTGCAGGAGGGGAGATTTTTGGTTCATCTGATGATCTCATCAGGTCTCTAGCATCGGGACATAATGATTTGGATAAGTCGGTCGTCGTAGAGCTAGCAGTTGCAGCTATGGAGGAACTGGTTCAACTttctcagcttggtgaacctatTTGGGTTCAACGCGTCAATGGTGAATTTACTGAGACTTTAAACGAAGAGGAATATGTCAGGACATTTCCTAGGGGTATTGGCAGTAAACCCTTTGGATTCAAAACCGAAGCTTCTCGAGATAGTGCTCTTGTGATTATGAACTGCATGAGCCTTGTTGAGTCACTAATGGATGCG AATCAATGGATGAATTTGTTTTCGGGCATCGTCTCAAGAGCTGTGATCATTGAAATCCTGTCAACTGGAGTTGCTGGGAATTCCAACGGAGCCCTTCAACTG ATGACTGGTGAATTTCAAGTTGCATCACCTCTAGTCCCAACACGGGAAAGTTTGTTTGTAAGATACTGTAAGCAGCAAGGTGAATCAACCTGGGCTGTAGTTGATGTTTCATTGGATCATTTGCGGTCTAATAACCCAATTAGATTCCGAAGGAGGCCCTCAGGATGTATAATCCAAGATATGCCAAATGGTTACTCCAAG GTTACATGGGTGGAACATGTAGAAGTTGACGATAGAGCTGTGCATGAGTTGTACAAACCACTTGTCAATTCCACAATTGCATTTGGTGCCAAACGCTGGCTGGCAGTTCTGGATCGGCAATGTGAACGACTTGCCAGCGCAATGGCAAGTAACATTCCTGCTGGTGAAATTGGGG TTATAACAACCCCAGATGGAAGAAAAATGATGCTTAAACTGGCTGAGCGAATGGCTACGAGTTTCTGTGCTGGTGTTGGTGCATCTAGTTCTCACACATGGACTATCATATCAGGAAATGGCGCAGATGATGTAAGAGTCATGACGCGAAAGAGTGTTGATGATCCAGGCAGGCCTCCTGGCATTGTTTTGAATGCTGCAACTTCATTCTGGATTCCAGTTCCACCAAAAAGAATTTTTGACTTCCTTAGGCATGAAAATTCTCGAAGTGAG TGGGATATCCTTTCTAATGGTGGAATCGTTGAAGAAATTGCTCACATTGCAAATGGCCGTGATCCTGGCAACTGTGTCTCTCTTCTGCGTGTAAAT AGCACAAACTCAAGCCAGAGCAACATGCTAATATTACAAGAAAGTTGCACAGAAGCAACTGGATCTTTCGTAATATATGCACCAGTGGATATTCAGTCCATGAATGATGTTATCAATGGTGGAAACCCAGACAATGTAGCTCTTCTCCCTTCAGGATTCGCCATACTTCCTGATGGCCCCATAACCCATCATGGAGATGGGCAAGTGGAGCATGGACAGGGTGGATCTCTTTTGACTGTTGCATTCCAAATCTTGGTTGATTCCGTACCAACTGCAAAACTCGCTCTCGGTTCTGTTGCAACTGTTAACAGCCTCATAACTTGTACCGTTGATCGTATCAAGGCCGCAGTTACAgatgaaaatgcttga
- the LOC113318171 gene encoding homeobox-leucine zipper protein HDG2-like isoform X1, whose amino-acid sequence MPAGIMLPARHVPPMMGNGNRNGNVPEFGSSSSGLTLGQQTNMMDGHHLLLHHQHSLLNNPLDMMNQTTPESSDLQAARIRAGDEEFDSKSGGSDNLEGTGGGSGDEQLDQNQRKRKKRYHRHTQHQIQEMESFFKECPHPDDKQRKELGRELGLEPLQVKFWFQNKRTQMKNQHERHENNQLRAENDKLRAENIRYKEALSTASCPNCGGPTALGEMSFDEHHLRMENVRLREEIDKISGIAAKYVGKPMMPYPISSPLLPPRMLDLGVGHLGIHSQSGSAGGEIFGSSDDLIRSLASGHNDLDKSVVVELAVAAMEELVQLSQLGEPIWVQRVNGEFTETLNEEEYVRTFPRGIGSKPFGFKTEASRDSALVIMNCMSLVESLMDANQWMNLFSGIVSRAVIIEILSTGVAGNSNGALQLMTGEFQVASPLVPTRESLFVRYCKQQGESTWAVVDVSLDHLRSNNPIRFRRRPSGCIIQDMPNGYSKVTWVEHVEVDDRAVHELYKPLVNSTIAFGAKRWLAVLDRQCERLASAMASNIPAGEIGVITTPDGRKMMLKLAERMATSFCAGVGASSSHTWTIISGNGADDVRVMTRKSVDDPGRPPGIVLNAATSFWIPVPPKRIFDFLRHENSRSEWDILSNGGIVEEIAHIANGRDPGNCVSLLRVNQSTNSSQSNMLILQESCTEATGSFVIYAPVDIQSMNDVINGGNPDNVALLPSGFAILPDGPITHHGDGQVEHGQGGSLLTVAFQILVDSVPTAKLALGSVATVNSLITCTVDRIKAAVTDENA is encoded by the exons ATGCCAGCCGGGATAATGCTTCCGGCAAGACACGTGCCTCCGATGATGGGTAATGGTAATAGAAATGGAAACGTACCAGAATTTGGGTCCTCTTCTTCGGGCCTTACGCTTGGACAG CAGACAAACATGATGGAtggtcatcatcttcttcttcatcatcaacacagTCTTCTTAATAATCCTCTGGATATGATGAATCAAACTACACCAGAAAGTAGTGATTTGCAGGCTGCTAGGATCAGAGCTGGAGATGAAGAGTTCGATAGCAAATCTGGAGGTAGTGATAATCTTGAGGGTACTGGTGGTGGTTCTGGAGATGAACAACTTGATCAAAACCAACGAAAGCGAAAGAAACGTTACCATCGGCATACTCAACATCAAATCCAAGAGATGGAGTC ATTCTTCAAAGAGTGTCCTCATCCAGATGATAAGCAAAGGAAGGAGTTAGGTCGTGAATTAGGGTTAGAGCCTCTTCAAGTCAAGTTTTGGTTTCAAAACAAGCGCACTCAAATGAAG AATCAGCATGAGCGCCATGAGAATAATCAACTGAGAGCCGAAAATGATAAGCTTCGAGCAGAGAACATTAGATATAAAGAGGCTCTAAGTACTGCATCATGTCCTAACTGTGGAGGCCCTACTGCTCTAGGAGAGATGTCATTCGACGAGCATCACCTGAGGATGGAGAACGTTCGACTCAGAGAAGAG ATTGATAAGATATCCGGAATAGCTGCAAAATATGTTGGAAAACCTATGATGCCATATCCTATCAGTTCTCCACTGCTTCCACCTCGTATGCTTGACCTTGGAGTTGGACATTTGGGCATTCACTCACAGTCCGGAAGTGCAGGAGGGGAGATTTTTGGTTCATCTGATGATCTCATCAGGTCTCTAGCATCGGGACATAATGATTTGGATAAGTCGGTCGTCGTAGAGCTAGCAGTTGCAGCTATGGAGGAACTGGTTCAACTttctcagcttggtgaacctatTTGGGTTCAACGCGTCAATGGTGAATTTACTGAGACTTTAAACGAAGAGGAATATGTCAGGACATTTCCTAGGGGTATTGGCAGTAAACCCTTTGGATTCAAAACCGAAGCTTCTCGAGATAGTGCTCTTGTGATTATGAACTGCATGAGCCTTGTTGAGTCACTAATGGATGCG AATCAATGGATGAATTTGTTTTCGGGCATCGTCTCAAGAGCTGTGATCATTGAAATCCTGTCAACTGGAGTTGCTGGGAATTCCAACGGAGCCCTTCAACTG ATGACTGGTGAATTTCAAGTTGCATCACCTCTAGTCCCAACACGGGAAAGTTTGTTTGTAAGATACTGTAAGCAGCAAGGTGAATCAACCTGGGCTGTAGTTGATGTTTCATTGGATCATTTGCGGTCTAATAACCCAATTAGATTCCGAAGGAGGCCCTCAGGATGTATAATCCAAGATATGCCAAATGGTTACTCCAAG GTTACATGGGTGGAACATGTAGAAGTTGACGATAGAGCTGTGCATGAGTTGTACAAACCACTTGTCAATTCCACAATTGCATTTGGTGCCAAACGCTGGCTGGCAGTTCTGGATCGGCAATGTGAACGACTTGCCAGCGCAATGGCAAGTAACATTCCTGCTGGTGAAATTGGGG TTATAACAACCCCAGATGGAAGAAAAATGATGCTTAAACTGGCTGAGCGAATGGCTACGAGTTTCTGTGCTGGTGTTGGTGCATCTAGTTCTCACACATGGACTATCATATCAGGAAATGGCGCAGATGATGTAAGAGTCATGACGCGAAAGAGTGTTGATGATCCAGGCAGGCCTCCTGGCATTGTTTTGAATGCTGCAACTTCATTCTGGATTCCAGTTCCACCAAAAAGAATTTTTGACTTCCTTAGGCATGAAAATTCTCGAAGTGAG TGGGATATCCTTTCTAATGGTGGAATCGTTGAAGAAATTGCTCACATTGCAAATGGCCGTGATCCTGGCAACTGTGTCTCTCTTCTGCGTGTAAAT CAGAGCACAAACTCAAGCCAGAGCAACATGCTAATATTACAAGAAAGTTGCACAGAAGCAACTGGATCTTTCGTAATATATGCACCAGTGGATATTCAGTCCATGAATGATGTTATCAATGGTGGAAACCCAGACAATGTAGCTCTTCTCCCTTCAGGATTCGCCATACTTCCTGATGGCCCCATAACCCATCATGGAGATGGGCAAGTGGAGCATGGACAGGGTGGATCTCTTTTGACTGTTGCATTCCAAATCTTGGTTGATTCCGTACCAACTGCAAAACTCGCTCTCGGTTCTGTTGCAACTGTTAACAGCCTCATAACTTGTACCGTTGATCGTATCAAGGCCGCAGTTACAgatgaaaatgcttga
- the LOC113318171 gene encoding homeobox-leucine zipper protein HDG2-like isoform X4: protein MPAGIMLPARHVPPMMGNGNRNGNVPEFGSSSSGLTLGQTNMMDGHHLLLHHQHSLLNNPLDMMNQTTPESSDLQAARIRAGDEEFDSKSGGSDNLEGTGGGSGDEQLDQNQRKRKKRYHRHTQHQIQEMESFFKECPHPDDKQRKELGRELGLEPLQVKFWFQNKRTQMKNQHERHENNQLRAENDKLRAENIRYKEALSTASCPNCGGPTALGEMSFDEHHLRMENVRLREEIDKISGIAAKYVGKPMMPYPISSPLLPPRMLDLGVGHLGIHSQSGSAGGEIFGSSDDLIRSLASGHNDLDKSVVVELAVAAMEELVQLSQLGEPIWVQRVNGEFTETLNEEEYVRTFPRGIGSKPFGFKTEASRDSALVIMNCMSLVESLMDANQWMNLFSGIVSRAVIIEILSTGVAGNSNGALQLMTGEFQVASPLVPTRESLFVRYCKQQGESTWAVVDVSLDHLRSNNPIRFRRRPSGCIIQDMPNGYSKVTWVEHVEVDDRAVHELYKPLVNSTIAFGAKRWLAVLDRQCERLASAMASNIPAGEIGVITTPDGRKMMLKLAERMATSFCAGVGASSSHTWTIISGNGADDVRVMTRKSVDDPGRPPGIVLNAATSFWIPVPPKRIFDFLRHENSRSEWDILSNGGIVEEIAHIANGRDPGNCVSLLRVNSTNSSQSNMLILQESCTEATGSFVIYAPVDIQSMNDVINGGNPDNVALLPSGFAILPDGPITHHGDGQVEHGQGGSLLTVAFQILVDSVPTAKLALGSVATVNSLITCTVDRIKAAVTDENA from the exons ATGCCAGCCGGGATAATGCTTCCGGCAAGACACGTGCCTCCGATGATGGGTAATGGTAATAGAAATGGAAACGTACCAGAATTTGGGTCCTCTTCTTCGGGCCTTACGCTTGGACAG ACAAACATGATGGAtggtcatcatcttcttcttcatcatcaacacagTCTTCTTAATAATCCTCTGGATATGATGAATCAAACTACACCAGAAAGTAGTGATTTGCAGGCTGCTAGGATCAGAGCTGGAGATGAAGAGTTCGATAGCAAATCTGGAGGTAGTGATAATCTTGAGGGTACTGGTGGTGGTTCTGGAGATGAACAACTTGATCAAAACCAACGAAAGCGAAAGAAACGTTACCATCGGCATACTCAACATCAAATCCAAGAGATGGAGTC ATTCTTCAAAGAGTGTCCTCATCCAGATGATAAGCAAAGGAAGGAGTTAGGTCGTGAATTAGGGTTAGAGCCTCTTCAAGTCAAGTTTTGGTTTCAAAACAAGCGCACTCAAATGAAG AATCAGCATGAGCGCCATGAGAATAATCAACTGAGAGCCGAAAATGATAAGCTTCGAGCAGAGAACATTAGATATAAAGAGGCTCTAAGTACTGCATCATGTCCTAACTGTGGAGGCCCTACTGCTCTAGGAGAGATGTCATTCGACGAGCATCACCTGAGGATGGAGAACGTTCGACTCAGAGAAGAG ATTGATAAGATATCCGGAATAGCTGCAAAATATGTTGGAAAACCTATGATGCCATATCCTATCAGTTCTCCACTGCTTCCACCTCGTATGCTTGACCTTGGAGTTGGACATTTGGGCATTCACTCACAGTCCGGAAGTGCAGGAGGGGAGATTTTTGGTTCATCTGATGATCTCATCAGGTCTCTAGCATCGGGACATAATGATTTGGATAAGTCGGTCGTCGTAGAGCTAGCAGTTGCAGCTATGGAGGAACTGGTTCAACTttctcagcttggtgaacctatTTGGGTTCAACGCGTCAATGGTGAATTTACTGAGACTTTAAACGAAGAGGAATATGTCAGGACATTTCCTAGGGGTATTGGCAGTAAACCCTTTGGATTCAAAACCGAAGCTTCTCGAGATAGTGCTCTTGTGATTATGAACTGCATGAGCCTTGTTGAGTCACTAATGGATGCG AATCAATGGATGAATTTGTTTTCGGGCATCGTCTCAAGAGCTGTGATCATTGAAATCCTGTCAACTGGAGTTGCTGGGAATTCCAACGGAGCCCTTCAACTG ATGACTGGTGAATTTCAAGTTGCATCACCTCTAGTCCCAACACGGGAAAGTTTGTTTGTAAGATACTGTAAGCAGCAAGGTGAATCAACCTGGGCTGTAGTTGATGTTTCATTGGATCATTTGCGGTCTAATAACCCAATTAGATTCCGAAGGAGGCCCTCAGGATGTATAATCCAAGATATGCCAAATGGTTACTCCAAG GTTACATGGGTGGAACATGTAGAAGTTGACGATAGAGCTGTGCATGAGTTGTACAAACCACTTGTCAATTCCACAATTGCATTTGGTGCCAAACGCTGGCTGGCAGTTCTGGATCGGCAATGTGAACGACTTGCCAGCGCAATGGCAAGTAACATTCCTGCTGGTGAAATTGGGG TTATAACAACCCCAGATGGAAGAAAAATGATGCTTAAACTGGCTGAGCGAATGGCTACGAGTTTCTGTGCTGGTGTTGGTGCATCTAGTTCTCACACATGGACTATCATATCAGGAAATGGCGCAGATGATGTAAGAGTCATGACGCGAAAGAGTGTTGATGATCCAGGCAGGCCTCCTGGCATTGTTTTGAATGCTGCAACTTCATTCTGGATTCCAGTTCCACCAAAAAGAATTTTTGACTTCCTTAGGCATGAAAATTCTCGAAGTGAG TGGGATATCCTTTCTAATGGTGGAATCGTTGAAGAAATTGCTCACATTGCAAATGGCCGTGATCCTGGCAACTGTGTCTCTCTTCTGCGTGTAAAT AGCACAAACTCAAGCCAGAGCAACATGCTAATATTACAAGAAAGTTGCACAGAAGCAACTGGATCTTTCGTAATATATGCACCAGTGGATATTCAGTCCATGAATGATGTTATCAATGGTGGAAACCCAGACAATGTAGCTCTTCTCCCTTCAGGATTCGCCATACTTCCTGATGGCCCCATAACCCATCATGGAGATGGGCAAGTGGAGCATGGACAGGGTGGATCTCTTTTGACTGTTGCATTCCAAATCTTGGTTGATTCCGTACCAACTGCAAAACTCGCTCTCGGTTCTGTTGCAACTGTTAACAGCCTCATAACTTGTACCGTTGATCGTATCAAGGCCGCAGTTACAgatgaaaatgcttga